The following are from one region of the Sorghum bicolor cultivar BTx623 chromosome 2, Sorghum_bicolor_NCBIv3, whole genome shotgun sequence genome:
- the LOC8069151 gene encoding glucose-1-phosphate adenylyltransferase large subunit 2, chloroplastic isoform X2 produces MACPAAPHASAAFLASPAAPLPARRASPPAAAPRRALSAAATTTTSFVLADAPRGIKEEQADAGAQAAAVARRDVSPDTVASIILGGGAGTRLFPLTRTRAKPAVPVGGCYRLIDIPMSNCINSKINKIYVLTQFNSQSLNRHIARTYNFGEGVGFSGGSVEVLAATQTAGESGKKWFQGTADAVRQFLWLFEDARLKCIENILILSGDHLYRMDYMDFVQKHVDSGADISVACVPMDESRASDFGLMKADRNGRITDFLEKPKGENLKSMQVDMGLFGLSPEFASTYKYMASMGIYVFKADVLRKLLRGHYPTANDFGSEVIPMAAKDYDVQAYLFDGYWEDIGTIKSFFEANLALTDQFPNFYFYDPVKPIFTSPRFLPPTKVENCKVLNSIISHGCFLTECSVEHSVIGIRSRLELGVQLKDTMMMGADYYQTEVERLSELSVGKVPVGVGENTKIRNCIIDKNARIGKNVVIMNSESKMLR; encoded by the exons ATGGCGTGCCCCGCGGCGCCGCACGCGAGCGCGGCCTTCCTCGCCAGCCCCGCGGCGCCGCTGCCCGCGCGCCGCGCCTCGCCCCCGGCCGCGGCCCCGCGCCGCGCGTTGtcggccgccgccaccaccacaacCAGCTTCGTCCTCGCCGACGCCCCCCGGGGGATCAAG GAGGAGCAGGCGGACGCGGGCGCtcaggcggcggcggtggcgcggaGGGACGTCAGCCCGGACACGGTGGCCTCCATCATCCTCGGCGGTGGCGCTGGTACGCGCCTCTTCCCGCTCACGCGGACCAGAGCCAAGCCCGCG GTGCCCGTCGGGGGATGCTACAGGCTCATCGACATCCCGATGAGCAACTGCATAAACAGCAAGATCAACAAGATCTACGTCCTCACCCAGTTCAATTCCCAGTCTCTCAATCGCCACATCGCACGGACATACAACTTTGGCGAGGGAGTTGGATTCAGTGGTGGGTCTGTGGAG GTGCTGGCAGCTACACAGACAGCTGGGGAATCCGGAAAGAAATGGTTCCAGGGAACAGCAGATGCTGTCAGGCAGTTCCTCTGGctttttgag GACGCAAGACTCAAATGTATAGAAAACATACTGATTCTGTCTGGTGATCATCTGTATAGGATGGATTACATGGACTTTGTGCAG AAGCATGTTGACTCTGGTGCTGATATTTCAGTTGCGTGTGTTCCTATGGATGAAAG TCGAGCATCTGATTTTGGATTGATGAAGGCCGACAGGAATGGTCGCATCACTGATTTCCTTGAAAAGCCCAAGGGTGAAAATTTGAAATCAATG CAAGTGGATATGGGATTGTTTGGATTATCCCCAGAGTTTGCAAGTACATACAAATACATGGCTTCAATGGGAATATATGTATTTAAGGCAGATGTTCTCAGAAAGCTTCTGAG AGGGCATTATCCTACTGCTAATGATTTTGGCTCAGAAGTGATTCCAATGGCTGCAAAAGATTATGATGTGCAG GCTTATTTGTTTGATGGTTACTGGGAAGATATTGGGACAATAAAGTCTTTCTTTGAAGCAAACCTTGCTCTCACCGATCAG TTTCCCAACTTCTATTTTTATGATCCCGTGAAGCCTATTTTTACATCTCCTAGATTTTTACCTCCAACCAAGGTAGAAAATTGCAAG GTTTTGAACTCTATAATTTCACATGGCTGCTTTCTAACCGAGTGCAGTGTTGAGCACTCTGTCATTGGTATCCGCTCAAGATTAGAACTGGGGGTGCAGCTCAAG GACACCATGATGATGGGGGCAGATTACTACCAGACTGAAGTTGAGAGATTATCTGAACTGTCAGTTGGAAAAGTTCCAGTTGGTGTTGGAGAGAACACTAAAATAAG GAACTGTATCATTGATAAAAATGCTCGAATTGGGAAGAATGTAGTCATTATGAACTCTGAG AGTAAGATGTTGAGATGA
- the LOC8081797 gene encoding disease resistance protein RGA2, whose protein sequence is MAMFLSSILSEFTSRSISFLIDKCLTSISPPTVEETLSNLQRLLCRVHIIVDEADERHISNHAMMRQLSQLRKEMYRGYHTLDTFRCRGVHEEENRVSPSFTPSNFNPAKRIRFSSSDSSSSEQGHLLEVLGCLEAAIRDTSELVLFLSGYPRRCRQPYSMYLLLDKCMFGRQMEMEQILGFLLQEEAPIDGNLGVLPIVGRRRVGKSTLIEHACNNERVRTHFCRIMCFRRCGTKDERTVATLSDCDVIKHGSGAIGDERILVIIELVGDMDEDVWRKFYSDCKHHVAGGSKIIVASRSEKISRFGTTQPLEVKLLTPEEHWYFFKVRTFGSTDLADHPKLASIAMDMARETNRDFFCASVVSALLKANFDAHFWSMALASVKKIKRINPLLYREEKGADFLQGFKPINVRIVNKTSVENLVILHDYETGFVRETAQNEGSQMTIRDLLFGSNNVRPRGRFEVVACRSHIPPNYSYMWECEVRRPQRMISRRKRTQQIQS, encoded by the coding sequence ATGGCCATGTTCTTGTCTTCAATTTTGAGTGAATTTACCAGTAGATCCATATCGTTCCTGATCGACAAATGCTTGACGTCGATCTCGCCGCCGACAGTAGAGGAGACGCTGAGCAACCTACAGAGGCTTCTCTGCCGGGTTCATATCATCGTCGACGAGGCCGATGAGCGGCACATCAGTAACCATGCCATGATGCGGCAACTGAGCCAGCTAAGGAAGGAGATGTACAGAGGGTATCACACGCTTGACACCTTCAGATGCCGTGGAGTCCATGAGGAGGAGAACCGAGTGAGCCCATCTTTCACCCCATCCAATTTCAATCCTGCCAAACGCATCCGCTTCAGCAGCAGCGACAGCAGTTCAAGCGAACAAGGTCATCTCCTTGAAGTTCTTGGCTGCCTAGAGGCCGCCATTAGAGATACGAGTGAGCTTGTTTTGTTCTTGAGTGGATATCCTCGCCGGTGCCGCCAGCCCTACAGCATGTACCTGCTTCTGGACAAGTGCATGTTCGGACGCCAAATGGAGATGGAGCAAATCTTGGGCTTCCTGCTACAAGAAGAGGCTCCCATCGACGGAAACCTAGGTGTCTTGCCCATTGTCGGACGGAGGAGAGTAGGGAAGAGCACCCTAATTGAGCACGCTTGCAACAATGAGAGAGTGCGTACACACTTCTGTCGGATCATGTGTTTTCGACGATGTGGTACAAAAGATGAGAGGACAGTGGCGACTCTAAGTGATTGTGATGTAATCAAGCATGGTAGCGGTGCAATTGGAGATGAAAGAATATTGGTTATAATCGAACTAGTTGGTGACATGGATGAAGATGTATGGAGGAAGTTTTACTCCGATTGCAAGCATCATGTTGCAGGTGGCAGTAAAATTATTGTGGCTAGTCGATCGGAGAAGATCTCAAGGTTTGGAACAACGCAACCACTGGAAGTAAAACTCCTCACGCCAGAAGAGCACTGGTACTTCTTCAAGGTGCGTACGTTTGGTAGCACAGACCTAGCAGACCACCCAAAACTGGCGTCAATAGCCATGGACATGGCGAGGGAGACAAACCGGGATTTCTTCTGCGCAAGCGTCGTCAGCGCCCTGCTGAAAGCCAATTTCGACGCCCATTTTTGGAGCATGGCTCTTGCAAGCGTCAAAAAAATCAAGCGGATAAATCCCTTGCTCTATAGAGAGGAGAAAGGCGCTGATTTCTTGCAGGGTTTCAAGCCGATAAATGTCAGAATAGTAAACAAAACATCTGTTGAAAATTTGGTGATCCTTCATGACTATGAAACAGGTTTTGTCCGGGAGACGGCTCAAAATGAAGGCAGCCAGATGACTATTCGAGATCTCTTGTTTGGTAGTAACAATGTTAGACCTCGTGGGAGGTTTGAAGTTGTTGCATGCAGATCACATATACCACCTAACTATAGCTACATGTGGGAGTGTGAGGTGCGGAGGCCACAGCGAATGATCTCCAGGAGAAAGAGAACTCAACAAATTCAGAGCTGA
- the LOC8069151 gene encoding glucose-1-phosphate adenylyltransferase large subunit 1 isoform X1 — MACPAAPHASAAFLASPAAPLPARRASPPAAAPRRALSAAATTTTSFVLADAPRGIKEEQADAGAQAAAVARRDVSPDTVASIILGGGAGTRLFPLTRTRAKPAVPVGGCYRLIDIPMSNCINSKINKIYVLTQFNSQSLNRHIARTYNFGEGVGFSGGSVEVLAATQTAGESGKKWFQGTADAVRQFLWLFEDARLKCIENILILSGDHLYRMDYMDFVQKHVDSGADISVACVPMDESRASDFGLMKADRNGRITDFLEKPKGENLKSMQVDMGLFGLSPEFASTYKYMASMGIYVFKADVLRKLLRGHYPTANDFGSEVIPMAAKDYDVQAYLFDGYWEDIGTIKSFFEANLALTDQFPNFYFYDPVKPIFTSPRFLPPTKVENCKVLNSIISHGCFLTECSVEHSVIGIRSRLELGVQLKDTMMMGADYYQTEVERLSELSVGKVPVGVGENTKIRNCIIDKNARIGKNVVIMNSENVQEADRTAEGYYIRSGITVVLKNAVILNGTTI, encoded by the exons ATGGCGTGCCCCGCGGCGCCGCACGCGAGCGCGGCCTTCCTCGCCAGCCCCGCGGCGCCGCTGCCCGCGCGCCGCGCCTCGCCCCCGGCCGCGGCCCCGCGCCGCGCGTTGtcggccgccgccaccaccacaacCAGCTTCGTCCTCGCCGACGCCCCCCGGGGGATCAAG GAGGAGCAGGCGGACGCGGGCGCtcaggcggcggcggtggcgcggaGGGACGTCAGCCCGGACACGGTGGCCTCCATCATCCTCGGCGGTGGCGCTGGTACGCGCCTCTTCCCGCTCACGCGGACCAGAGCCAAGCCCGCG GTGCCCGTCGGGGGATGCTACAGGCTCATCGACATCCCGATGAGCAACTGCATAAACAGCAAGATCAACAAGATCTACGTCCTCACCCAGTTCAATTCCCAGTCTCTCAATCGCCACATCGCACGGACATACAACTTTGGCGAGGGAGTTGGATTCAGTGGTGGGTCTGTGGAG GTGCTGGCAGCTACACAGACAGCTGGGGAATCCGGAAAGAAATGGTTCCAGGGAACAGCAGATGCTGTCAGGCAGTTCCTCTGGctttttgag GACGCAAGACTCAAATGTATAGAAAACATACTGATTCTGTCTGGTGATCATCTGTATAGGATGGATTACATGGACTTTGTGCAG AAGCATGTTGACTCTGGTGCTGATATTTCAGTTGCGTGTGTTCCTATGGATGAAAG TCGAGCATCTGATTTTGGATTGATGAAGGCCGACAGGAATGGTCGCATCACTGATTTCCTTGAAAAGCCCAAGGGTGAAAATTTGAAATCAATG CAAGTGGATATGGGATTGTTTGGATTATCCCCAGAGTTTGCAAGTACATACAAATACATGGCTTCAATGGGAATATATGTATTTAAGGCAGATGTTCTCAGAAAGCTTCTGAG AGGGCATTATCCTACTGCTAATGATTTTGGCTCAGAAGTGATTCCAATGGCTGCAAAAGATTATGATGTGCAG GCTTATTTGTTTGATGGTTACTGGGAAGATATTGGGACAATAAAGTCTTTCTTTGAAGCAAACCTTGCTCTCACCGATCAG TTTCCCAACTTCTATTTTTATGATCCCGTGAAGCCTATTTTTACATCTCCTAGATTTTTACCTCCAACCAAGGTAGAAAATTGCAAG GTTTTGAACTCTATAATTTCACATGGCTGCTTTCTAACCGAGTGCAGTGTTGAGCACTCTGTCATTGGTATCCGCTCAAGATTAGAACTGGGGGTGCAGCTCAAG GACACCATGATGATGGGGGCAGATTACTACCAGACTGAAGTTGAGAGATTATCTGAACTGTCAGTTGGAAAAGTTCCAGTTGGTGTTGGAGAGAACACTAAAATAAG GAACTGTATCATTGATAAAAATGCTCGAATTGGGAAGAATGTAGTCATTATGAACTCTGAG AATGTGCAAGAAGCAGACAGGACAGCTGAAGGATATTACATTCGTTCTGGGATAACTGTGGTGCTCAAGAATGCAGTAATTCTGAATGGTACAACAATTTAG
- the LOC8069152 gene encoding pentatricopeptide repeat-containing protein At4g18520, chloroplastic — protein sequence MARCSVAVAKPFCATTATPRLSRRGRRLSANAATPAMPTNKAGLPALSKPAKPTPPPLLSRPMLPVPTNTATDTTSSDKDCTKKPPPEATDSHPCSSGAGDVLRLMDALGIPPDEDIYISLLRECADAAEVASVHAHMTACCASDALPSPVANRVLLSYAACGDIEAARRVFDGMPDRNGMAWATMVSAYSDGCFHHEAMRLFAHMCHRTLVLDGDCCSHAILAVLRSCIRAGELRLGEQVHALVIKKGRILGDIGSSLVQLYCESSGLHRSARRVLVMMMQHHCQEPVPEAAWTSLITCCHRDGQLSEAIDVFRDMASSGVPRSSFSLSSILAVFAESQNQGCCCGQQVHADAIKRGVDTNQFVGSGLVHMYAKQGWLADAVRAFGAIGGKPDTACWSALALAYARGGRYREATRVMYQMKAAGMTPSQEMADAVRLACFR from the coding sequence ATGGCGCGCTGCTCCGTCGCCGTCGCGAAACCGTTCTGCGCCACCACCGCGACTCCCCGTCTCTCTCGTCGCGGCCGGCGGCTCTCCGCGAACGCCGCCACCCCGGCCATGCCCACCAATAAGGCAGGGTTGCCGGCTCTAAGCAAACCGGCCAAACCAACGCCGCCGCCTCTTCTCTCGCGTCCGATGCTCCCCGTCCCCACCAACACCGCCACTGACACCACCAGCAGCGACAAGGATTGCACCAAGAAACCACCGCCGGAAGCTACGGACTCGCATCCGTGCTCGTCCGGCGCCGGCGACGTGCTCCGCCTGATGGACGCGCTGGGCATCCCGCCCGACGAGGACATCTACATATCTCTCCTCAGGGAGTGCGCCGACGCAGCGGAGGTGGCCTCCGTGCACGCGCACATGACCGCGTGTTGCGCCTCCGATGCACTTCCGTCGCCGGTCGCCAACCGGGTGCTGCTCTCATACGCCGCGTGTGGGGATATCGAAGCTGCACGCCGGGTGTTCGACGGAATGCCTGACAGGAACGGCATGGCGTGGGCGACCATGGTGTCCGCCTACTCGGACGGTTGCTTCCACCATGAAGCAATGCGTCTGTTCGCCCACATGTGCCACAGGACGCTGGTCCTGGATGGCGATTGCTGCTCCCATGCCATTCTGGCCGTGCTGCGGTCATGTATTCGTGCAGGCGAACTACGGCTCGGCGAGCAGGTACACGCTCTCGTCATCAAGAAAGGCAGGATTCTTGGCGACATTGGTAGCTCGCTAGTGCAGCTATACTGCGAGAGCAGCGGTCTTCACAGAAGCGCGCGACGAGTTCTCGTGATGATGATGCAGCACCACTGTCAGGAACCAGTCCCTGAGGCGGCCTGGACGAGCCTGATCACATGCTGCCACCGAGACGGCCAGCTGAGTGAGGCCATCGACGTCTTCAGGGACATGGCGTCCTCCGGCGTTCCAAGGAGCAGCTTCTCCCTGTCGAGCATCCTCGCGGTGTTCGCAGAGTCACAGAACCAAGGGTGCTGCTGCGGGCAGCAGGTGCACGCCGACGCCATCAAGCGTGGCGTGGACACGAACCAGTTCGTTGGCTCTGGGCTGGTGCACATGTACGCAAAGCAAGGGTGGCTGGCAGATGCCGTCAGGGCGTTCGGGGCGATCGGTGGCAAGCCTGACACCGCCTGCTGGAGCGCCCTGGCCTTGGCGTATGCTCGCGGCGGACGGTACAGAGAAGCCACCAGAGTCATGTATCAGATGAAAGCTGCCGGGATGACTCCTTCGCAAGAGATGGCCGATGCGGTTAGGTTGGCCTGTTTCAGATGA
- the LOC8081799 gene encoding transmembrane protein 184A: protein MEGWASAAAYTAAALASAAAATVVALRLVHRHLLHYAEPTHQRFIVRIILMVPVYAVMSFLSLVLPHQAIYFNSIREIYDAWVIYNFFSLCLAWVGGPGTVVVSLNGQSLKPSWFLMTCCLPAIPLDGRFIRRCKQGCLQFVILKPILVVITFILYAKGKYEDGNFSVNQSYLYITIIYTISYSMALFALALFYAACRDLLQPYNPVPKFIIIKSVVFLTYWQGVLVFLAAKSGFIKNAEKAAYLQNFVLCVEMLVAAIGHRFAFSYKEYAGSNARPFGGFRGSLLHAMKFNDFYHDTVHQFAPTYHEYVLYSNEGEDEPTKYSPNTIVTTGEHLVELAEVTVVSSKAPGMSSLLLNEADQAETIPSQVMEASTAASVEPYDLSSFLNVELSDYPDQVPAIPNVRER, encoded by the exons ATGGAGGGGTGGGCGTCCGCGGCGGCGTACACGGCCGCCGCGCTGgcgtccgcggcggcggcgacggtggTGGCGCTGCGGCTCGTTCACCGGCACCTACTCCACTACGCCGAGCCCACGCACCAGCGCTTCATCGTCCGCATCATCCTCATGGTCCCG GTATATGCAGTGATGTCATTTCTTTCCCTCGTCTTACCACATCAAGCAATCTACTTCAATTCTATTCGAGAAAT CTATGATGCTTGGGTCATCTACAATTTCTTTTCACTTTGCTTGGCATGGGTTGGAGGTCCTGGTACTGTGGTGGTAAGTTTGAATGGGCAATCTTTGAAACCCTCATGGTTCCTGATGACTTGCTGTTTACCAGCTATTCCTCTAGATGG GCGTTTTATACGGAGATGTAAACAAGGCTGTCTGCAGTTTGTGATCCTAAAACCAATCTTGGTTGTTATCACCTTCATACTTTACGCAAAAGGAAAATACGAAGATGGAAACTTCAGTGTCAACCAGTCCTATCTATACATTACTATCATCTATACAATCTCATACTCTATGGCATTGTTTGCTCTTGCACTATTCTATGCGGCATGCAGAGATCTACTTCAGCCATATAACCCTGTGCCGAAATTCATCATAATCAAATCAGTTGTGTTTCTAACGTATTGGCAG GGTGTGCTGGTTTTCCTTGCTGCAAAATCTGGATTCATAAAAAATGCTGAGAAAGCTGCCTATCTTCAGAATTTTGTGCTATGTGTTGAGATGCTCGTAGCAGCCATTGGGCACCGATTTGCCTTCTCCTACAAGGAATATGCTGGCTCCAATGCCCGCCCTTTTGGTGGTTTTAGGGGAAGCCTTCTTCACGCGATGAAATTCAATGACTTTTATCATGACACTGTACACCAG TTTGCACCTACGTATCATGAGTATGTGCTCTACAGTAACGAGGGGGAGGATGAACCAACAAAATACAGCCCTAACACTATCGTGACAACTGGAGAGCATCTAGTAGAGCTGGCGGAAGTCACTGTTGTGAGCTCGAAGGCTCCAGGGATGTCAAGTTTATTGCTGAATGAGGCTGATCAGGCAGAAACAATACCCTCTCAAGTCATGGAAGCCAGCACTGCTGCTTCCGTGGAACCATACGACCTCTCAAGCTTCCTCAACGTAGAGTTGTCTGATTACCCTGATCAGGTCCCTGCGATTCCCAATGTAAGAGAACGATGA